The stretch of DNA CGACAACGGCTACTCCCGCTCCTGCGGCAACCGCCACCACGACGGCTACGACCACCACCACAGCCACTCCTGCCGCAACGGCAACCACTACCACGACGACGTCCATCCTGTTGGCCGACGCCCGATTCAGCACGCTGGCAGGTCTGATTCAGGCTGCTGGACTGGCTGACACGCTGAACAGCGGTACGTACACCATCTTTGCCCCCACCAACGACGCCTTTGCCAAAGTGTCGGCCAGCACGCTCTCTACGTTGCAGGCTGATGTGACCAAGCTCCGTCAAGTGCTGCTGTACCATGTGGTCGCAGCCAGCATTGACGGCACCAATCTGGCCGCAGCCAGCGAGTACACCAGCGCTCAAGGTGGACGTCTGGCCGTTACCCGCACCGGTACGCCCCAGGTGCTCCGGATTGGTGACGCGGCCATCGACACTGCTTCTGCACTCGATGCAGGCGCGAGCAAGGTGTATGCCATCGATACACTCTTGATCCCACAAGAGCTCCGCTAAAGCTTCCTGACTTCATGGCCGCGCCTCTGACTGAGGTGCGGCTTTTTGACGTTATATGGACTTTACCCCAATCGGCTACAACCTTGGATAGCACCACTTGCGACCCCAGAGTGCTTGCTCTTCGTCAGGCTCGGAGTTCAGGCCAAAAAGCTGGTGGTTTCAGGTCGGTCTCCGGATGACAGAACAATGCTCTAGGCTTTTGGCACAGAAGGGCCGAAGCGGTCTGCCGGATGTTGGCGCAGGAATTCCGCCCATGTTGCTGCTGTACGCGGCAACTGCTGCGTTTCTGTCCAAATCCAGTAGGGGGTATACAGACTCCGGGCCGTCACGAGTTCGTCCCGGAAAATTTCGGCGCTGAGGCCCATATCCAGCAGGCCACTGCTTTCGAAACGGTGCAAGATGCCCGCCCGGTCATAGGACACACGCCGCAATTCTGCTTGCCAACCGTGCGGTGTGGCGGTCAGGAGCAAGTAAGCTGCGCGGGGATCGCCGTCGGCGGGTGCGCCTACAGCCCCGGTATTCAGGACACGCACGCTCTGGCCGCCCGCCAGCTTGAAGATGGCGTCGGCTGGGCGGTGAATATGCGAGCCGATGAGGAGTCCAAATCGGCCCGACTCGGCCAGTTCTGTCACCCTTTCCGGCGCGGTGCGCTCGCTAATGCCTTCGCGGTATTCGGTGGGCGTACCGTGTGAAATCAGCACATCAGGCAGGCCGGGGGCCGAGAGGGTCA from Deinococcus sp. QL22 encodes:
- a CDS encoding metallophosphoesterase; the encoded protein is MRLAVLADIHGNADALRAVLHDARAQGAEGLIVNGDVVNRGPDSVEALETLLNLPASFPLGVRFTLGNHDDLLRLWQARSGLLPADWFTDPFWGATAWSAEQLERAGLLHAPADWPMSLTLSAPGLPDVLISHGTPTEYREGISERTAPERVTELAESGRFGLLIGSHIHRPADAIFKLAGGQSVRVLNTGAVGAPADGDPRAAYLLLTATPHGWQAELRRVSYDRAGILHRFESSGLLDMGLSAEIFRDELVTARSLYTPYWIWTETQQLPRTAATWAEFLRQHPADRFGPSVPKA